One Mycoavidus sp. B2-EB genomic region harbors:
- the infA gene encoding translation initiation factor IF-1, producing MAKDDVIQMQGEVLENLPNATFRVKLENGPIVLGHISGKMRMHYIRILPGDKVTVELTPYDLSRARIIFRAK from the coding sequence ATGGCGAAAGATGATGTAATTCAAATGCAAGGGGAAGTGCTTGAAAACCTTCCTAATGCTACTTTCCGGGTCAAATTGGAAAATGGTCCTATCGTATTGGGACATATTTCTGGCAAAATGCGGATGCATTATATTCGGATTTTGCCAGGTGACAAAGTGACGGTGGAATTAACCCCTTATGATTTGTCTCGTGCGCGGATTATATTCCGGGCGAAATGA
- the rpmJ gene encoding 50S ribosomal protein L36: protein MKVMASVKCICRNCKIVRRKGVVRVICSSDQRHKQRQG from the coding sequence ATGAAAGTCATGGCATCAGTTAAATGTATTTGTCGTAATTGTAAAATTGTCAGACGCAAAGGCGTTGTGCGTGTGATTTGCAGCTCCGATCAGCGCCACAAGCAACGTCAAGGTTGA
- the rplR gene encoding 50S ribosomal protein L18 — MDKKQSRLRRACQTRSKIAELKVHRLAVHRTNTHIYAQVFSPCGAKILASASTIEAEVRQQLADKSGKGANIAAATIIGQRIAQKAKVAGIETVAFDRSGFRYHGRVKALAEAAREAGLKF; from the coding sequence ATGGATAAAAAACAATCTCGTCTCCGCCGTGCCTGTCAGACGCGGAGCAAAATCGCTGAATTAAAAGTTCATCGGCTAGCTGTGCATCGTACTAATACGCATATTTATGCGCAAGTATTTTCACCGTGCGGCGCCAAGATATTAGCGAGTGCGTCGACGATTGAAGCAGAAGTGCGTCAGCAACTTGCAGATAAAAGCGGGAAAGGCGCGAATATTGCTGCAGCTACCATTATTGGACAGCGGATTGCGCAAAAAGCGAAGGTGGCTGGTATTGAAACCGTTGCCTTTGATCGTTCAGGTTTTCGCTACCACGGCCGTGTTAAAGCGCTTGCGGAAGCGGCGCGCGAAGCTGGCCTCAAGTTTTAA
- the dsbD gene encoding protein-disulfide reductase DsbD: MLSDSIQRLQLIRKIIFLMWALFSSALVSANGAFLDAKAAFQMSVLERPGGIELHFSIAHGYSMYREHFEFSVGRGGATLGAPVLPPGQIKFDSTLQKNIETYRSKVVIYLPVTHAEGPFELAVRTQGCADQGLCYPPMMHFIFIKGVALQRIKAEAHPKVANAGLRTLGERLSMRYLSDSLAHLYSSQYAEAVFDGHDFITTLIIFFGLGGALSLFPCSLPMIPILSALIVGEGTQLTRLRSLMLSVTYVFGMALVYTALGMLAALAGYSLGPDLQNPWVRGVFALLLFAFALSLFGYYELQLPQLWQNRINNVLLGRKLKGGKWLAVFTMGALSALIIGACMTAPLFGVLTFIAHTGNLILGGSALFLMALGMGVPLLLVGIGAGNILPRAGAWMNGIKRVFGLLLVAVAVWLVFPLLTSALSWQNIGITWRATRMPTAGQSATVALSHPLQPGSADFTLIQSDSELQHKIKANGRPSMLEFYADWCASCREMEENTLTDSRVQAQLKRFNVLRVDVTENNREHRALLKQFGLYGPPAILFFDASGHEINALRMIGYQSPGLFLEKIEPIYLVQ; encoded by the coding sequence ATGTTGAGTGATTCTATCCAGCGTTTGCAGTTGATCAGGAAGATCATCTTTCTGATGTGGGCGCTGTTTTCTAGTGCACTGGTATCAGCCAATGGCGCTTTTCTTGATGCCAAAGCAGCTTTTCAAATGAGCGTGCTAGAACGACCTGGTGGCATTGAATTGCATTTCTCGATTGCGCATGGCTATTCCATGTATCGTGAGCATTTTGAGTTTAGCGTTGGGCGCGGGGGGGCCACGCTAGGCGCGCCGGTGTTGCCGCCGGGCCAAATTAAATTCGATAGCACGCTGCAAAAAAATATTGAAACCTACCGGAGCAAAGTCGTCATTTACCTTCCTGTGACGCATGCCGAAGGCCCTTTTGAGCTTGCGGTTCGCACACAGGGCTGTGCAGACCAGGGACTCTGTTATCCACCGATGATGCATTTTATATTCATCAAAGGCGTTGCATTACAGAGGATAAAAGCAGAAGCTCATCCGAAAGTAGCCAATGCAGGGCTACGTACGCTTGGAGAGCGTTTAAGTATGCGCTACCTCTCCGATTCTCTGGCTCATCTTTACAGCTCTCAATATGCAGAAGCGGTGTTTGACGGGCATGATTTCATCACCACGTTGATTATTTTCTTTGGATTGGGGGGCGCATTGAGCCTATTTCCGTGCTCCTTGCCGATGATTCCTATTCTATCGGCACTGATTGTGGGTGAAGGAACGCAGCTTACGCGCTTGCGCAGTTTGATGCTATCGGTAACCTATGTGTTTGGGATGGCGCTCGTTTATACGGCTTTGGGTATGCTAGCCGCTTTGGCCGGCTATAGTCTCGGCCCAGATCTACAAAACCCGTGGGTGCGTGGTGTTTTTGCACTATTATTATTTGCCTTTGCTCTTTCCTTATTCGGTTATTACGAATTGCAACTACCACAGCTTTGGCAGAATCGCATCAATAATGTGTTATTAGGGCGTAAATTAAAAGGCGGTAAATGGCTTGCTGTATTTACGATGGGTGCTTTATCAGCACTGATTATTGGTGCGTGCATGACGGCGCCGCTATTTGGTGTACTGACGTTTATTGCTCATACAGGTAATCTAATATTAGGGGGTAGCGCACTTTTTTTAATGGCGCTGGGTATGGGGGTGCCATTGCTGCTGGTTGGTATTGGCGCGGGGAATATATTGCCTCGTGCCGGCGCTTGGATGAACGGGATTAAGCGGGTGTTTGGATTATTACTCGTCGCCGTTGCGGTCTGGCTAGTTTTTCCATTGTTAACATCAGCGTTGAGTTGGCAAAATATAGGCATAACGTGGCGTGCAACTCGCATGCCAACTGCTGGCCAATCCGCAACCGTAGCACTCAGCCACCCGCTACAGCCTGGGTCAGCAGACTTTACATTGATTCAATCAGATAGCGAACTCCAGCATAAAATTAAAGCGAATGGGCGGCCAAGTATGCTCGAATTTTATGCTGACTGGTGCGCCAGTTGCCGTGAAATGGAAGAAAATACTTTAACTGATAGCCGGGTGCAGGCACAACTAAAGCGCTTTAATGTGTTACGCGTTGATGTGACGGAGAATAACCGCGAGCACCGCGCATTGCTTAAGCAGTTTGGTTTATACGGACCTCCTGCAATCCTATTTTTTGATGCAAGCGGGCATGAAATCAATGCATTACGGATGATTGGATATCAATCACCCGGCCTTTTTTTGGAAAAAATCGAACCCATTTATCTGGTTCAGTAA
- the rplQ gene encoding 50S ribosomal protein L17, producing the protein MRHRHGLRKLNRTSSHRLAMLKNMSVSLIEHEIIKTTLPKAKALRKVVEPLLTTGKTPTLANHRLAFNRLRDRAAVIKLFEVLGPRYANRPGGYLRILKCGFRKGDNAPMAFVELVDRPLNNALQATDVVEEQESSI; encoded by the coding sequence ATGCGTCATCGTCATGGTTTACGCAAACTGAACCGTACCAGCAGCCATCGCTTGGCGATGCTGAAAAATATGTCTGTCTCGTTGATTGAGCATGAAATTATTAAAACCACTTTGCCTAAAGCAAAAGCATTGCGTAAAGTGGTCGAACCATTGCTCACAACCGGTAAAACGCCAACCCTTGCCAATCATCGTTTGGCATTTAATCGTCTGCGTGATCGCGCTGCGGTGATTAAATTATTTGAGGTGTTGGGTCCTCGTTATGCTAATCGACCCGGCGGTTATTTGCGCATTCTCAAATGCGGTTTTCGGAAGGGCGATAATGCGCCTATGGCGTTTGTTGAATTGGTTGATCGCCCGCTCAACAATGCGTTGCAGGCAACTGACGTGGTAGAAGAGCAGGAATCCAGCATCTAA
- the secY gene encoding preprotein translocase subunit SecY codes for MAKRPNLAKNGKPTAKYGDLFKRALFLLLALVVYRIGAHIPVPGIDPDQLAKLFQSQQGGILGMFNMFSGGALSRFTIFALGIMPYISASIIMQLLTIISPQLEALKKEGQAGQRKITQYTRYFTVFLATFQAFSIALALESQVGLVLDPSFMFRLTTVVTLVTGTMFLMWLGEQITERGLGNGISIIIFAGIAAGLPNAIGGLFELVRTNAMSIISALIVIALIAAVTYFVVFVERGQRKILVNYAKRQVGNKLYGGQASHLPLKLNMAGVIPPIFASSIILFPATIAGWFSSGADSTLRWLHDVAAMLAPGQPVYVTLYALAIVFFCFFYTALVFNSKETADNLKKSGAFVPGIRPGDQTARYIDKILTRLTLAGAVYIVFVCLLPEFLVLRWNVPFYFGGTSLLIIVVVTMDFMEQVRSYLMSQQYESLLRKANFKGGSLPIR; via the coding sequence TTGGCTAAGCGCCCAAATCTTGCGAAAAACGGTAAACCAACGGCGAAATATGGCGACTTATTTAAGCGCGCCCTATTTTTGCTGTTAGCATTGGTAGTTTATCGGATTGGCGCGCATATCCCTGTGCCTGGCATAGATCCTGATCAGTTGGCTAAGCTTTTTCAGAGCCAACAAGGCGGGATTCTGGGCATGTTTAATATGTTCTCAGGCGGTGCTTTGTCGCGCTTTACCATATTTGCGCTGGGGATTATGCCGTATATTTCGGCTTCGATTATCATGCAGTTGCTGACGATTATCTCGCCACAACTCGAAGCGCTTAAAAAAGAAGGGCAAGCTGGTCAACGTAAAATTACTCAGTACACACGGTATTTTACGGTGTTCCTCGCTACATTTCAGGCCTTTAGCATCGCGCTTGCGCTAGAAAGCCAAGTCGGCCTTGTGCTTGATCCAAGCTTTATGTTCCGCCTGACTACGGTAGTGACGTTGGTCACGGGTACGATGTTCTTGATGTGGCTGGGCGAGCAAATTACCGAGCGGGGTTTGGGTAATGGAATTTCAATTATCATTTTCGCTGGGATTGCTGCTGGTCTACCGAATGCAATTGGTGGCCTCTTTGAATTAGTCCGCACGAACGCGATGAGCATTATTTCGGCTTTGATCGTGATTGCGCTGATTGCTGCGGTAACGTATTTCGTAGTATTTGTTGAGCGAGGCCAGCGCAAAATTTTGGTCAATTACGCTAAACGCCAAGTTGGGAATAAGCTTTATGGCGGACAAGCTTCACACTTGCCTCTCAAGTTGAATATGGCTGGCGTGATTCCACCGATTTTTGCGTCGTCGATCATTTTATTTCCAGCAACTATTGCAGGTTGGTTTAGTTCTGGTGCGGATTCAACGCTGCGTTGGCTACACGATGTGGCTGCTATGTTAGCGCCAGGACAGCCGGTTTATGTGACGCTTTATGCATTGGCGATTGTTTTCTTTTGCTTCTTTTATACTGCGTTAGTATTTAATAGTAAAGAAACGGCGGATAACTTAAAGAAAAGCGGTGCTTTTGTGCCAGGTATTCGACCAGGTGATCAAACCGCGCGTTATATTGATAAAATTCTGACGCGTCTGACATTGGCTGGTGCTGTTTATATTGTATTCGTGTGCTTACTACCTGAGTTTTTAGTATTGCGCTGGAATGTGCCGTTTTATTTTGGCGGAACGTCATTACTCATTATTGTTGTGGTGACAATGGATTTTATGGAGCAAGTTCGATCGTATTTGATGTCGCAACAATACGAGTCTTTGCTTCGTAAAGCCAATTTTAAGGGCGGCAGTCTCCCGATCCGTTAA
- the yihA gene encoding ribosome biogenesis GTP-binding protein YihA/YsxC, producing MSFLLHQARFLTTVNHLRDLPASPLPEVAFAGRSNAGKSTAINVLCNQKRLAFASKTPGRTQHINYFSVGPIQQPTGHLIDLPGYGYAEVPFSVQVHWEQLLGGYLQTRTQLCGLILLMDSRRPCTELDCQMIEWFASTGKPIHVLLTKADKLTRQASLNTLRTVQQKLAQYAVTLDAPNPCTVQLFSASKRTGLEDAHRAIEAWLKPNAHP from the coding sequence ATGTCCTTTTTGCTGCACCAGGCGCGCTTTCTGACTACGGTCAATCATTTACGCGATTTGCCAGCTTCGCCATTACCTGAGGTCGCTTTTGCGGGTCGTTCTAATGCGGGCAAATCAACTGCGATTAACGTACTTTGTAATCAAAAGCGCCTTGCTTTTGCAAGCAAAACACCAGGACGCACACAACATATTAATTATTTTTCGGTCGGCCCAATCCAACAACCTACTGGCCATTTGATCGATTTACCTGGCTACGGCTACGCTGAAGTCCCGTTTAGCGTACAGGTGCATTGGGAGCAATTGTTAGGCGGCTACCTCCAAACTCGTACTCAGTTATGCGGTTTAATTTTATTGATGGATTCGCGCCGCCCATGCACCGAACTTGATTGCCAGATGATCGAATGGTTTGCCTCAACTGGCAAGCCAATTCATGTGCTACTCACTAAGGCGGATAAGTTGACCCGGCAAGCCAGCCTGAACACGCTACGCACCGTGCAACAAAAACTCGCTCAATATGCAGTGACATTAGACGCGCCCAATCCATGCACCGTACAGCTCTTCTCCGCGTCAAAGCGGACCGGCCTTGAAGATGCGCACCGCGCGATTGAAGCATGGCTAAAGCCCAACGCCCATCCATAA
- the rpmD gene encoding 50S ribosomal protein L30 has protein sequence MSNQTVKIQLIKSLIGTRESHRATIRGLGLKRVNSISELQDTPAVRGMINKVSYLVKVVN, from the coding sequence ATGTCAAATCAAACTGTCAAAATTCAGCTTATCAAGAGCCTGATCGGTACACGTGAGTCACACCGTGCGACGATTCGGGGGTTAGGTCTGAAGCGTGTTAACTCAATTAGTGAGTTACAAGATACCCCCGCGGTACGCGGCATGATTAACAAGGTATCTTACCTTGTTAAAGTCGTGAATTAA
- the rpsM gene encoding 30S ribosomal protein S13: MARIAGVNIPNHQHIVIGLTAIYGIGRTRALTICQESGVPITKKVKDLDDEDLEKLREQVGRFKVEGDLRREVSMSIKLLTDIGCYRGVRHRKGLPVRGQRTRTNARTRKGPRRAAASLKK, from the coding sequence ATGGCTCGTATTGCTGGGGTAAATATCCCGAATCATCAGCATATCGTAATTGGACTGACCGCTATCTACGGCATTGGCCGTACACGTGCACTGACGATTTGTCAGGAGTCTGGCGTACCAATTACAAAAAAAGTTAAAGATCTTGACGATGAAGATCTTGAGAAATTGCGTGAGCAAGTCGGTAGATTTAAAGTTGAAGGTGATTTGCGCCGTGAAGTGTCAATGAGCATTAAGCTTTTGACGGACATTGGTTGCTACCGTGGAGTGCGGCATCGCAAGGGATTGCCCGTCAGAGGCCAGCGGACTCGGACAAATGCGCGTACTCGCAAAGGTCCAAGGCGCGCTGCGGCTTCTCTCAAGAAATAA
- the rpsD gene encoding 30S ribosomal protein S4 — protein MARYIGPKAKLSRREGTDLFLKSTRRALADKCKLDSKPGQHGRASSGNNRASDYGNQLREKQKVKRVYGVLERQFRRYFTEADRRKGNTGELLLQLLESRLDNVVYRMGYGSTRAEARQLVSHCAITVNGQVANIPSLQVKAGDLIAVREKAKQQTRIQEAVGLAGQIGFPAWVTVDANKLEGTFKQAPERSEIAGDINESLIVELYSR, from the coding sequence GTGGCACGCTATATAGGCCCTAAAGCTAAATTATCTCGCCGGGAAGGGACTGACCTTTTCCTAAAAAGTACACGCCGCGCACTTGCAGATAAATGCAAGCTCGACAGCAAGCCCGGTCAACATGGTCGTGCTTCTTCTGGCAATAACCGTGCGTCCGATTACGGTAATCAATTGCGTGAAAAGCAAAAAGTCAAACGTGTTTACGGGGTGCTTGAGCGTCAATTCCGCCGTTATTTCACTGAGGCAGACCGTCGTAAAGGTAATACGGGCGAATTGCTTTTACAATTACTTGAATCTAGACTGGACAACGTTGTTTACCGGATGGGCTATGGTTCAACTCGTGCCGAAGCACGACAGTTGGTAAGCCATTGCGCAATTACGGTGAATGGACAGGTTGCTAACATTCCGTCTTTGCAGGTGAAAGCGGGTGATCTCATCGCGGTACGTGAAAAAGCAAAACAGCAAACTCGCATTCAAGAGGCGGTAGGATTAGCTGGGCAAATTGGCTTTCCAGCCTGGGTTACAGTCGACGCGAATAAATTAGAAGGAACTTTCAAGCAAGCGCCGGAGCGTAGTGAGATTGCAGGCGATATTAATGAAAGTTTGATTGTTGAATTGTATTCACGGTAA
- the rpoA gene encoding DNA-directed RNA polymerase subunit alpha, which translates to MQNNLLKPRIIAVEMVGGNHAKVVMEPFERGYGHTLGNALRRVLLSSMTGYAPTEVAIGGVVHEYSTMDGVQEDVINLLLNLKGIVFLLHNRDEVTVSLRKEGEGIVTAADIELPHDCEVINPEYVIAHLSKGGKLDLQIKVEKGRGYVPGNVRHYGEEATRSVGRIVLDASFSPVRRVSYTVESARVEQRTDLDKLVMNIETNGALSPEEAIRQAAGILVDQLSVFAALEGSEVSAELPSRAPQIDPILLRSVEDLELTVRSLNCLKAENIYYIGDLIQRTENELLKTPNLGKKSLNEIKEVLATRGLALGMKLETWPPVNLDR; encoded by the coding sequence ATGCAGAACAATCTGTTGAAGCCCAGGATAATTGCAGTTGAGATGGTGGGCGGCAACCATGCAAAAGTGGTCATGGAACCTTTTGAGCGTGGCTATGGCCATACTTTAGGCAATGCGCTAAGGCGCGTGTTGTTGTCCTCAATGACTGGCTATGCACCAACTGAGGTTGCGATTGGCGGGGTCGTGCACGAATATTCGACTATGGATGGCGTGCAAGAAGATGTAATCAATTTGTTGTTGAATTTAAAAGGGATTGTCTTTCTCTTGCATAACCGCGATGAAGTCACCGTTTCATTGCGTAAAGAAGGCGAAGGCATCGTCACCGCTGCCGATATTGAGCTGCCACATGACTGCGAGGTGATTAATCCAGAATATGTGATCGCGCACCTCTCCAAAGGGGGCAAGCTTGACCTTCAGATTAAGGTTGAGAAAGGCCGCGGCTATGTACCTGGCAACGTTCGCCATTATGGTGAAGAAGCGACCCGATCGGTCGGTCGGATTGTGTTAGACGCTTCATTTTCTCCAGTTAGGCGAGTGAGCTATACAGTGGAGAGCGCGCGCGTTGAGCAGCGTACTGATCTCGATAAATTAGTCATGAACATCGAGACAAATGGCGCGCTATCACCGGAAGAGGCCATTCGTCAGGCGGCAGGGATTTTAGTTGATCAGTTATCGGTATTCGCTGCACTAGAAGGTTCTGAAGTCAGTGCCGAGCTTCCTTCACGAGCACCGCAAATTGACCCGATTCTGCTGCGTTCAGTGGAAGATCTGGAGTTGACCGTACGCTCCTTGAATTGTTTGAAAGCTGAAAATATTTACTATATCGGCGATCTGATTCAGCGTACTGAGAATGAGTTACTGAAAACACCGAACCTCGGTAAAAAATCACTCAACGAGATCAAAGAGGTGCTTGCCACACGTGGCTTGGCGCTAGGTATGAAACTTGAAACTTGGCCACCCGTCAATCTTGATAGATAA
- the hemB gene encoding porphobilinogen synthase has translation MSTYPIYRSRRMRANEFSRRLLREHVLTTNDLIYPVFIIEGHQVRQPVSSMPGVERLSLDLLLPVAQQCVELRIPVLALFPMIEPSLKTPDGLAATRADGLIPRAVRELKHRFPELGVMTDVALDTYTSHGQDGTIDETGAILNDETVEILVKQAAAHAEAGADIIAPSDMMDGRIGAIRSMLESNGYHHTKIMAYAAKYASAFYGPFREAVGSAVQLGQSNKMTYQMDPANSDEALREVAMDIAEGADMVMVKPGMPYLDIVRLVKDEFRFPTYAYQVSGEYAMLKAAAQNGWLQHDQVMLESLLAFKRAGADGVLTYFALDAARCLRSIG, from the coding sequence ATGAGTACTTACCCTATTTATCGCTCACGCCGGATGCGCGCTAACGAATTTTCTCGCCGCTTATTACGTGAACATGTACTAACCACTAATGATCTGATTTATCCGGTTTTTATTATTGAAGGTCATCAAGTGCGGCAACCGGTATCGTCAATGCCAGGGGTTGAACGGCTATCGCTTGATTTATTGCTACCGGTTGCGCAGCAATGCGTCGAGTTGCGCATACCCGTGCTGGCGCTTTTTCCAATGATTGAGCCGTCTCTGAAAACGCCCGATGGCCTAGCTGCAACGCGGGCTGATGGCTTGATTCCACGAGCCGTGCGCGAGCTAAAACACCGTTTTCCAGAATTAGGCGTGATGACCGATGTTGCACTCGATACTTACACAAGCCATGGGCAGGATGGCACGATCGATGAAACAGGTGCTATTCTCAACGATGAAACCGTTGAAATTTTAGTCAAACAAGCCGCTGCGCACGCTGAAGCTGGCGCCGACATCATTGCGCCGTCGGATATGATGGACGGCCGAATTGGCGCCATTCGCAGCATGCTTGAGAGCAATGGATACCACCACACAAAAATTATGGCTTATGCCGCCAAATATGCTTCCGCCTTTTATGGCCCGTTCCGGGAAGCTGTAGGATCAGCGGTTCAGCTTGGTCAAAGCAACAAAATGACTTATCAAATGGATCCAGCCAATAGTGATGAAGCATTGCGTGAGGTCGCGATGGATATCGCAGAAGGCGCTGATATGGTGATGGTTAAGCCCGGTATGCCTTACCTCGATATTGTGCGGCTCGTAAAAGATGAGTTTCGATTCCCAACTTATGCTTACCAGGTAAGCGGTGAGTATGCGATGCTTAAAGCAGCCGCTCAAAACGGTTGGCTCCAGCATGATCAGGTCATGCTGGAGTCGTTATTAGCTTTTAAACGGGCCGGAGCGGATGGCGTATTGACTTATTTTGCCTTAGATGCGGCAAGGTGTCTGCGCTCCATTGGCTAA
- the rpsK gene encoding 30S ribosomal protein S11, with protein sequence MAKASNNAATQRARKKVKRNITEGVVHVHASFNNTIIVFTDRQGNAFVWATAGGQGFKGSRKSTPYAAQIAAESAGRTALEYGLKTVEVRIKGPGPGRESAVRALHGLGIKVTEISDVTPIPHNGCRPPKRRRI encoded by the coding sequence ATGGCTAAGGCTTCAAATAACGCTGCGACACAACGTGCTCGCAAAAAAGTTAAAAGAAATATTACAGAAGGCGTGGTGCATGTTCATGCATCATTCAATAACACGATTATCGTCTTCACTGATCGTCAAGGTAATGCTTTTGTTTGGGCAACCGCAGGTGGTCAGGGGTTTAAAGGTTCGCGTAAATCGACCCCATATGCGGCTCAGATTGCGGCTGAATCAGCCGGCCGGACAGCACTTGAATATGGCTTGAAAACGGTCGAAGTTAGAATTAAAGGTCCAGGTCCTGGGCGGGAATCAGCCGTGCGAGCGTTACATGGTCTTGGCATTAAAGTCACTGAAATTTCTGATGTGACGCCGATTCCACATAATGGTTGCCGTCCACCAAAGCGCCGTCGGATTTAA
- the rplO gene encoding 50S ribosomal protein L15: MELNQLKPAAGAKHAKRRVGRGMGSGIGKTAGRGHKGQKSRAGGFHKVGFEGGQMPLQRRLPKRGFKSLTKKLCGQITLSDLQKLPVDEIDLLVLKQAGLIGELVSRVKVIASGELTRKVALEGIAATVGARRAIEAAHGSVV; this comes from the coding sequence ATGGAATTGAATCAACTTAAACCTGCTGCTGGCGCCAAGCACGCGAAGCGGCGTGTGGGCCGCGGCATGGGTTCTGGCATAGGCAAAACGGCCGGCCGGGGTCATAAAGGGCAGAAATCACGTGCTGGCGGTTTTCATAAAGTTGGCTTTGAAGGTGGACAAATGCCATTGCAGCGGCGGTTGCCAAAGCGTGGTTTTAAGTCGCTGACAAAGAAGCTGTGCGGTCAAATTACGCTTTCTGATTTGCAAAAGCTGCCGGTCGATGAAATTGATTTATTGGTCTTGAAGCAAGCAGGCTTGATCGGTGAGTTGGTGTCTCGGGTTAAGGTCATCGCGTCAGGTGAATTGACGCGTAAAGTGGCTTTAGAGGGAATCGCGGCAACCGTCGGCGCACGGCGCGCGATAGAAGCAGCGCATGGTTCGGTGGTCTAA
- the rplF gene encoding 50S ribosomal protein L6 has product MSRVGKSPVELPAGVDLSLDSGMLTVKGPLGSMSVAENKLVKVHQANGVVTFEPADDSREANAMSGTMRALVANMVQGVSRGFERKLTLVGVGYRAQAQGDKLNLSVGYSHPVVHQMPAGITVETPVQTEILIKGIDKQKVGQVAAEVRAYRPPEPYKGKGVRYVDEVVILKETKKK; this is encoded by the coding sequence ATGTCTCGAGTAGGTAAGAGTCCCGTTGAATTGCCAGCGGGCGTAGATTTGTCGCTAGATAGTGGCATGCTCACGGTCAAAGGGCCTTTGGGTTCAATGTCAGTAGCTGAGAATAAGTTGGTTAAAGTTCATCAGGCTAATGGCGTGGTAACTTTTGAGCCGGCTGATGACAGCCGTGAAGCGAATGCTATGTCGGGTACGATGCGTGCACTTGTGGCCAATATGGTGCAGGGCGTGTCACGGGGATTTGAGCGTAAGCTCACCTTGGTCGGCGTTGGTTACCGTGCGCAAGCTCAAGGCGATAAATTGAATTTGTCAGTAGGTTATTCGCATCCGGTTGTGCACCAAATGCCAGCAGGCATTACAGTAGAAACGCCAGTTCAGACTGAGATTCTGATTAAAGGAATCGATAAACAAAAAGTCGGGCAAGTTGCTGCAGAGGTGCGTGCTTATCGTCCACCTGAGCCTTATAAAGGTAAAGGCGTGCGTTATGTCGATGAGGTTGTGATCCTCAAAGAAACCAAGAAAAAATAA
- the rpsE gene encoding 30S ribosomal protein S5, producing MAKMQAKAQLEERDDGLREKMVSVKRVTKVVKGGRILGFAVLTVVGDGDGRIGMGKGKAKEVPVAVQKAMEQARRNMFKVQLHNGTLQHEVPGKHGATTILMAPAKEGTGIKSGGPMRAVFHVIGVRNVMAKIYGSTNSYNVVRAALDGLRKQSTPADIAAKRGKTVEQILN from the coding sequence ATGGCAAAAATGCAAGCGAAAGCTCAGCTTGAAGAACGAGACGATGGCCTTCGCGAAAAGATGGTCTCCGTCAAACGTGTCACTAAAGTCGTTAAAGGCGGTCGTATTTTAGGCTTTGCTGTTCTAACAGTGGTTGGCGATGGCGATGGGCGCATTGGCATGGGCAAGGGCAAGGCAAAAGAAGTGCCGGTCGCGGTCCAAAAAGCCATGGAGCAAGCTCGTCGCAACATGTTTAAAGTTCAGTTGCATAATGGAACGTTGCAGCATGAAGTGCCTGGGAAACATGGCGCCACGACCATTTTGATGGCCCCTGCTAAAGAAGGTACGGGAATTAAAAGTGGTGGTCCAATGCGCGCAGTGTTTCATGTGATTGGCGTGCGTAATGTAATGGCTAAAATTTACGGCTCAACCAATTCGTACAACGTTGTGCGAGCAGCGCTCGATGGTTTGCGTAAGCAGTCTACGCCGGCGGATATTGCTGCCAAGCGTGGTAAGACGGTTGAGCAAATTTTGAATTAA